From the Achromobacter xylosoxidans A8 genome, the window CCCTTGGCGCCGCCCTTGAACTTGAACGACAGGAACGGGTCGCGCGACACCGCTGGCCCCCATTGCGCCGCAAGCACCACCTTGTCGCCGTTCTTCACCACCACGTCCTGGATGAAATGCGCCGGCACCACCTTGCCTTCGGCGTCCTTGCGCTGCCCGGTTTCCATGATGTGGCTCATCAGGACCTTCACCTCGATCACGCCGTCTTTTTCCGCGGCGCGGATCCGCATCGGCCTTGCTTCCATGTGCTGTCTCCTTGATTGCTCGTAGCCGCTGCGCGGATCAACCGCCGCAGCCGCCCAGGGTCACCTTGATTTCCTTGTGCGCCGTGTAGTACTTGCCGTCGGCCTTCACCAGGGCGTACACGTCCGAGGTCTGGCCCATCTTCACGCGCGTCGCCACTTCGGGCTCGGTGCCTGCGGGCAGCGTGAAACTGGCAGCCAGGGCGTTCGGGTTCTTGGTGACCAGGATGGAGATCTGCTCGGTGTTGGGCAGCTTGCTGACCGCCCCCACCGGCACCACCGCGCCGTTCTCGGCAATGTCGGGAGCCACCAGCGTGATCTGGTCGCTGGCCACGGCGTCGCCGCCGCCCAGCGCCTTGATCACGTCCTGCATGCTCTTGGCATCGAAGGCCTGCTTGTTCCAGTCGGCCTGCACCGCCCAGGCCTGGCTGGGCCGCAGCAGGCCCGCCGCAACGGCCAGGCTGAGCACCGTGCCCAGGCCGACCACCTTGCGTCGCTGCCGATCGATGTGTTGTTGCGTCATAGCCGTCTCCTCTCTCCCTGAGTTTTCAACCCGGCGCGGGTGCGCCGGCCAGAATCCAGTCCACGATGCGTTTCAGGTCGTCGTCGCTGACGCCCGGGTTCGGCGGCATCGGCATGGCGCCCCAGACGCCGCCGCCGCCCTTGCGGATCTTCTGAACCAGCAGCGCATGCGCGTCCGCCTTGCCGTCGTACTTGGCCGCCACGTCGCGGTAGCTGGGTCCGATCATCTTGCGATCGGCCGCATGGCAGGCCACGCAGGTGCCGGACGTGGCCAGGCGGGCGCCCGCCAGGTCCGCGC encodes:
- the soxZ gene encoding thiosulfate oxidation carrier complex protein SoxZ, whose amino-acid sequence is MEARPMRIRAAEKDGVIEVKVLMSHIMETGQRKDAEGKVVPAHFIQDVVVKNGDKVVLAAQWGPAVSRDPFLSFKFKGGAKGDKVSVTWKDSEGATRTDTTTVT
- the soxY gene encoding thiosulfate oxidation carrier protein SoxY, which encodes MDRQRRKVVGLGTVLSLAVAAGLLRPSQAWAVQADWNKQAFDAKSMQDVIKALGGGDAVASDQITLVAPDIAENGAVVPVGAVSKLPNTEQISILVTKNPNALAASFTLPAGTEPEVATRVKMGQTSDVYALVKADGKYYTAHKEIKVTLGGCGG